The Bacteroidota bacterium genome includes a region encoding these proteins:
- a CDS encoding T9SS type A sorting domain-containing protein → AIGMPMVVPNAFETTNHQHLSIALYDMLGKKVSAAADTFTKGENIYSINVSHLPKGLYIILVGDVMQKVVVD, encoded by the coding sequence GCTATCGGGATGCCCATGGTTGTCCCGAATGCTTTCGAGACCACCAACCATCAGCACTTGAGCATCGCACTTTATGATATGCTCGGCAAAAAAGTATCCGCCGCGGCGGATACTTTTACCAAAGGCGAGAATATATATAGTATAAATGTGAGTCATTTGCCCAAGGGATTATATATAATACTAGTGGGGGATGTGATGCAAAAA